The Armatimonadia bacterium genomic sequence GCTGTCGTGGTGCTGGACGGTGTCGCTGGGGTCGAGGTCCATACAAGGAAAGTGTTCGCGGCCGCGAAGACGCGGGGTCTTCCGATCATCGCCGTCGTCAGCAAGCTCGACAAGGAGCACTCGAGTTTCGAGAAGGTCATCGAGTCCTTGGGCACGCTGCCGGGCTGCAAGGCTGTTGCGGTCCAGATGCCCATCGGCAGTGAGGGAAGCTTCTCGGGTGTGGTCGATCTCTTGTCTATGAAAGCGCTCATCGGCGCGGGCAAAGAGGCCAAGGTACAGGACATCCCTGCGGACATCGCTGAGGAAGCCCAGGCTGCACGCGACGCTCTGGTTGAGGAAGTTGCCGGCTCTGACGAAGCTCTGATGGAGAAGTTCTTTGAAAACGACGCCTTGACGCCGGAGGAGCTGCTGGAGGGCCTCAAGAAGGCCGTTCGGACAGGCTCCGTGGTTCCGGTGCTGTGCAGTGGCGCGGCGGGGCTCACTGGGGCCAAGTTCTTCCTCGACTTCGTTGCCGATGTGTTGCCCTCTCCGGTGGAGATGCCGGCGTGGATGGGGCATCGGGTGAACGAGACCGAGGAGACCGTGGTGGCGTGCGACACGGCTGCGCCCCTCGCGGCGGTCATCTGGAAGACGATGCGCGATCCCTTTATCGGGCGGTTGTCGCTGGTGCGTGTGATCTCTGGTGAGATGCGCCGGGACGGTCAGGGGAATAACCCGCGGTCGGGTCAGCGTGAGCGGCTTACCGGTCTGACGCTGGTCAACGGAAAAGAGACGAGCGACTGCGACGGTCTGTGTGCCGGTGACATGGGCTGCATCGGCAAACTCGAGAACTCCATCACGGGCGACAGTCTTTGCGACGCGAAAAACCAGTTCGTGTTCTCGATGCCTGCGCTGCCGCTGGGTATGCACACGGCCGCGATGCGGGCGGAATCCCGAGCTGACGAGGACAAGCTATCGGGCGCGCTGAGCCAGGTTGGCGAAGAGGACATTGGCTTCACCTACGAGCGCATGGCGGAGACCGGGGAACTGATTGCGCGTGGGATGGGCCCGCTGCACCTGCAGATCATCAAGGAGCAGCTGATCCGGAAGTTCAAGGTCGCAGTTGAGCTCGGTGAGCCGGAGATCCCGTACCGTGAGACGGCGCGCAAGTCCGTTCGGGTGCAGGGGCGGCACAAGAAGCAGACCGGTGGTCGGGGGCAGTTCGGCGATGTGTGGATCCGGCTCGAGCCGCTTGAGCCCGGCAGCGGGTACGAGTTCGTCAATGGCGTGAGTGGCGGTTCCGTACCTACGAACTACATCCCCGCGGTGGAGAAGGGCATCGTCGATGCCATGGGGGCAGGTCCGCTGGCCCGATACCCGATCGTTGATGTCCGAGTCACTCTTGACGATGGGAGCTCGCACCCGGTAGACTCTTCCGACTTGGCCTTCCGGTTGGCTGGTCAGATCGCGATGAGGAAAGCCATGCTCGAGGCTGGCCCGGTCCTACTTGAGCCGGTGGTGGTCGCTGAGATCACGTGCCCGGACGAAGTCATGGGCGACGTGATGAGTGACCTGAGTGGGCGCAGGGGGCGGGTACAGGGCACGGAGCCGGCTGGCGGCGGAATGGTGACTGTCAAGGCCCTCGTGCCGCTGGGCGAGATGACGACTTACTCCTCCGACCTGACTTCAATGTCGCAAGGCCGGGCGAGCTATACGATGGAAATGGCCCATTACGAGGAAGTCCCCTCGCACCAGCAGGAAGCAATCATCGCTCGTCGGAAGGTCGCGGAAGAGGAGACGGAGTAACCGCAAGGTTGCCTTCGCGCCTGGGCCAAGACTGACCGCAAGAGCGCTATACCGAGGTTCACAACCATGATCCAGCACATGACTCGTCTGAAAGTTGCTGACAACTCTGGGGTGCAGGAAGTCGGATGCATCCGCATTAGAGGCCGGGGCCAGTCGGTGTACGGCACGCTGGGCGACGAGATCGTGTGCTCGGCCAAGCAGGTCACCCCACAGAGCGCGATTGCTAAGGGTGCTGTGCTGAAGGCCGTCATCGTGCGGTGCAAGCAGTCGGTGAAGCGTGCGGACGGTTCCGAGATCCGTTTCGACGAGAACGCCGTTGTTATCGTGGATGATCAGAAGAACCCGCGCTGCACCCGTGTCTTTGGCCCGATTGCTCGCGAGTTGCGCGACAAGCAGTACATGAAGATCGTCTCGCTGGCTGAGGAAGTCGTGTAGTCACGGCCCACCTCCGAGCCCGGGTCACCCTTCCAAGCGGGGAGAGAGTTTCAAATGGCACAAAGCAAACTGAAGATACGTACCGGGGACGAGGTCCTCGTCATCGCAGGTAAGGATCGCTCCACGAAGGGGCACCCGCGGCGCGGCAAGGTCATCGGTGTGGTGCCGGACAAGAACCGCGTCATCGTGGACGGCGTGAACCTGATCAAGAAGGCCGTGCGTCAGTCGCAGAAGGTGCGGCAGGGCGGGATCATCGAGTCCCCGGGCCCGATCAGCGCCTCGAACGTGATGCTCATCTGCCCAGCCTGCGATGCCCCCACGCGTGTTGCGATCGAGCGGCGTGAAGATGGTCGTCGCGTTCGCCACTGCAAGCGCTGCAAGAAAGCGATCGACGGCTAGAAGAGCGCTGTGGCCGAGTCCGGGCGGTTCGTCCCGGACAACTAGGATCCAGCCGAAGCCATAGCCGAAGGCGCCAACGTCCTCGGCGGGATGGCAAGTGAAAGCGAAGGCGAATCGAGTGGCAGAGACACCAAGACTGAAAGTCAGGTATAACGAGGAGATCCGGCCTGCGCTGATGGAGCAGTTCGGGTTCACCAACATCCACCAGGCGCCGGGCGTAGTCAAGGTGTGCCTGAACATGGGTGTTAGCGACGCGAAGAGCGGACCGGACGCAGCCGCCGCGATGGACTCATCGGTCCGCGAGCTGTCCAATATCGTTGGCCAGCGGCCTTGCATCACGCGGGCGACGAAGTCCATTTCGCAGTTCGGCGTGCGTCAGGGAATGCAGGTCGGTTGCCGGGTGACCCTCCGGGGTGCGCGCGCCTGGGAGTTCATCGATCGGCTGTTCAACGTTGTGCTGCCGCGTATCCGCGACTTCAGGGGATTGCCCCGCAATAGCTTCGACGGTCGTGGGAACTACAGCCTGGGTGTGCAGGACCAGCTGATCTTCCCCGAGTTGAACTACGACGAAGTCCAGAAGCAGCGGGGCATGGACATCACTATTGTTACGAGCGCCAAGAACGATGAGGAGGGGCGAGCCCTGCTGCTGGCACTGGGTATTCCGTTCCAGCGCGCAGAGGGATAGCCCGCCGTTCCCCGGTATCGTTCGGCCCCGGGTGACGGGGCCACAGGAGGCACCAACCAGTGGCGAAGAAATCTTGGATTGCGAAGCAGAAGCGAACCCCCAAGTTTGCGGTGCGGGCGTACAACCGATGTGGTATCTGTGGTCGGCGACGGGGATACATGCGGAAGTTCGGTCTCTGCCGCATTTGCTTCCGAGAGAACGCTTTGTGGGGCAACATCCCCGGAGTCCGGAAGTCGAGTTGGTAGGAGAGAGTGGCCGGTGAGGGCCATAGCGGAGCGATCCGAACCACACGTGATATCGTCCGCTTTCGATTTGCTCGCCCGCAAACGGGCCAGCAGGAGGAACTGGCATGGCTGCTTTGACAGACCCCATCGCCGACATGCTGACGAGAATCCGCAACGCAGCTAAGGCGAAGCATACGAATGTGCGCGTCCCGGTTTCCAAGGTGAAACTGGAGATTGCCAAAATCCTCCATGAGGAAGGCTACATCCGGGGGTTTCAGCTCGTAGGACAGGGGCGCGATGTGCGCATCCGTCTGAAGTACGATGAACACCGCGAGCCCGTGATCAGTGGGTTGAAGCGCGTGAGCAAGCCCGGTCGGCGTGTGTACGTCGGCAAGGAAGACCTGCCGCGCGTGCTCGGTGGACTGGGCATCGCCATCGTGTCCACGAGCCAGGGCGTTATGACCGCCCGCGAGGCACGGAAACGGGGCGTCGGCGGCGAGGTCATCGGTTACATCTGGTAGTCACTGTCCGCGGCGGCCGACCGGAGGCCCGCGCGCGTTGGGAGAGAGTGTCGATGTCTCGCATAGGTAAAGCGCCTATATCGTTGCCCGCCAAGACTACGGTCACCGTCGGAGCCGACAACCTTGTAACGGTGAAAGGCCTCAAGGGCGAACTTAGTCTCGGCGTAGCACCGCAGATCACGGTTTCGGTGGAGAACGGTGTTGTCACGCTCAGCCGGCCGGACGAGAGTAGGGAGAGCCGCTCTCTGCACGGTCTGTACCGAGCTTTGTTGGCCAATATGGTCACGGGCGTGACGGAAGGCTTCGAGCGGCGCCTTGAGATCCAGGGCGTCGGTTACCGAGCCGACAAGGCAGGTAAGGGCCTCACGCTCCGAGTCGGATACTCTCACGAGGTCCACGTCGAGCCGCTGCCCGGCGTTGAGGTTGAGACGGAGGGCCAGCAGGTGATCGTGATCCGTGGCTGTGACAAGCAGGCCGTCGGCCAGATGGCCGCCGATATCCGCAAGCTCCGGCCGGTCGAGCCCTACAAGGGCAAGGGCATCCGCTATCAGGGCGAGCATGTACGGCGCAAGGCCGGCAAGGCCGCGAAGGTCGGCGGGTAGTCCCCCTGGGCCCCACGACCTGGTCCGTAGACCTTTGAAGAGGTCGCGGGCAAGTAATAACGTGATGATTTCTCGGTAGATGCGACTCGTCGTGTCCCGATTGGTCGCTCCAGAGGTGTAAACCGTGAGCGTTGAAAAAGATCGCAGAGTAGCACGGATCAAGCGGCAGCTACGCGCTCGGCGCAGGATCTTCGGGACCCCGGAGCGTCCGCGGCTGTGCGTCACGAAGTCGCTCAAGCACATGTACGCCCAGATCATCGATGACCGGGCCGGCAATACTCTTGTTGCGGCGTCGACCCGTGAGGCCGGAATCGCCGACGAGAAGGGTGGCACCGGAAACGTCGAGGCGGCCAAGAAGGTCGGCATGGAGGTTGGCCGCCGGGCGGTGGAGAAGGGCATCACCAAGGTGGTCTTCGACCGTGCCGGATGGCCGTATCACGGTCGCGTGAAGGCCCTCGCTGACGGCGCGCGTGAGGCCGGGCTGGACTTCTAACTCCGGCGTAAGGGCAGGACGTAGTACGTCCCGAAGGCGAAAGACTGTGAGGTCTGCGTCCCTGCAGGACAGCTATTTATACTGTCACTCGAACGCACCAAGAGGCATTCTCATGGCAACCGCGAAGATCAGAGTCACCCTCAGTGGAAGTTATATCGGCTGCATCGAGCCTCAGCGGCGAACGCTTCGGGCCCTGGGCCTGCGGAAGCACGGCGACAGTCGCGTGCACGAGGCCACGCCCGCGATCAATGGCATGATCAGCGCTGTGAAGCACCTCGTCACCGTTGAGCAGGCCGGCTAACGCTCGGAGCCGTCATCTGGACAGGAGCATTGCGATGGACCTCGGTACCCTGCAACCCAAACACAGCCGCAAGAACCGCAAGCGCGTCGGACGTGGCCATGGCTCGGGTCATGGCAAGACCTCATGCCGCGGTCAGAAGGGTCTCAAGGCCCGGTACTCCGTCCCGCGCGGCTTCGAAGGCGGGCAGAACAAGCTGTATATGCGGCTGCCGATGATGCGCGGGCTTAGCAACAAGGCCCACAACATCGGCATGTTCCGCAAGGAGATCGCGACGGTCAACGTTGAGCAACTAGACATCTTCCCAGCAGGCAGCGAAGTCACGCCTGAACTGCTGCTCGAGACCCGCGTCGTCCGCAAGCTTGGCGACGGGCTCAAGATTCTGGGCGAAGGTGAGCTGGACAAGGCCCTGACCGTGAAGGCACATGCTTTCAGTGCGACCGCCCGTGAGAAGATCGAGAAGGCCGGCGGCGTCGCCGAGGTGATCAAGGGATGAAAGAGCGCCTCGCATCGCTGGCGCAGGCCCTCCGACTGCCCGACGTTCGCAAGCGCATCATGTTCGTCATGTACATGTTCGCCGTCTACGTGGCGTGCGCGCATGTTCCACTGCCGGGCATCGACAAGAACCAGCTGGAGCGGCTGTTCCAGTCAGGCGGTTTCGGTCTTGGCGACATCCTTGACACCTTTGCCGGCGGGTCGCTGAAGCGTTTCTCGGTTCTGGCGCTGGGCATCATGCCCTACATCAACGCGTCGATCATCTTCCAGTTGCTGGTTATGGCCATCCCGTCTCTGGAGGCCCTGCAAAAAGAGGGCGAGTATGGGCAGAAGAAGATCAACCAGTGGACCAAGTACCTCACGGTCGCGCTGGCTATTCTCCAGGCTGTTGGGATGATCGGTTGGTTCCAGTCAGGCGCTGCCTTCATCGGCGGCAAGGTCGTTATGCTGTACTGCGTGGTGATGATGACCGCAGGCACTGCGTTCCTGATGTGGCTCGGCGACATGATCACAGAGCGTGGTATCGGGCAGGGCATTTCGCTCATCATCTTCGTCGGCATTATGACGCGCATGCCGCAGGATGTGGCGCGGACCCTGGTGATGTGGCGCAGTGGCCAGATCAACATCGCCAACCTCGGTCTGCTGGCTCTGATCCTCCTTGCGACGATCTATGGGATCGTGAAAGTGCAACAGGCACAGCGCAAGATCCCGGTACAGTACGCGAAGCGTGTCAAGGGGAACAAGGTCTACGGCGGGCAGAGCAGCTACCTGCCTCTGCGAGTGAACCAGGCCGGCGTCATCCCCATCATCTTCGCGATCTCGATTGCCCTGTTCCCTGCGACAATCGCCCAGTTCTTCCGGAGCCCGAACATCGTGTCGGCAATTTCCAGGTTGGGGGTAACGGAAGAGGCTGTTAACAACGCGCTCTTTGCCGTCGTCGAGTTCACCACGCCGGGTCGGAACTTCATTGCTTCGCTGATGTACTTCGTCCTGGTAATCCTGTTCACGTACTTCTACACGGCGGTTACCTTCAACCCGGAGCAGATCGCAGAGAACCTGCAGAAGAACGGTGGGGCGATTCCCGGGATCAGGCCGGGCGAGAGAACGCGCGACTACCTTGACAAGATCCTGTATCGCATTACACTTGCTGGAGCGATATTCCTGGGCGTCATCGCCATCATGCAGTACTATGTGGGGGACATAACTCAGGTAAGCACCTTCGGGCTGGTTGGTGGCACCTCTCTGCTGATCGTGGTGGGTGTCGCCCTGGATACGATGCAGCAGGTCGAAGCCCAGTTGCTCATGCGCCACTACAAGGGCTTCCTTTCCTAAGGGCCGCCCCAGTGAGTAGAACTGAGCTGGCGCCCAACTCTCGCCGAAGGGCGGGGTGTGGGCACAGAGCATGGAGACAACGATGGCAACAAACATGATCCTCCTTGGGCCTCCTGGTGCTGGTAAGGGCACTCAGGCCGAGTTTCTGGTCAAGAGCTATGGCGTCCCGCACATCTCCACCGGGGATATGCTGCGTGCGGCGGTAGCGAAAAAGACGGCGCTGGGTCTCGAGGCCAAGGGGTACATGGATGCCGGCAAGCTGGTGCCGGACGAGCTAGTGGTCGGGATCGTACGCGAGCGACTGGCGGAAGCCGACTGTGCGAAGGGCTTCCTGTTGGATGGGTTCCCGCGGACGATTCCGCAGGCCGAGGCCCTTGGTAGCGCCATTGACGAGATGGGTCTCGACACGCCGGTTGTCATCAACATGGAAGTGGCCGACGAGGAGCTGGTACACCGCCTGTCGGGTCGCCGGATGTGCGACAAGTGTGGTGCCATCTTCCACATCAGCCGAGATTCGGTCTCGGTGGGTGACGACTGCCCGGTCGAGGGGTGCGACGGGAAGATCTATCAGCGTTCCGACGACCAGGCTGTTGCCATCCAACAGAGGCTCAACGTATACAAAGCGCAGACTGAGCCGCTCATCGCCTACTACGACGGCAAGGGGCAATTGGTGAGAGTGAATGCCCTCGGGACCGTCGAGCAAGTCAACGAGAGAGTTACGGAGGCCCTGCGCAACCGGGGCGTTGCCTGATGGCGCATCACAAGAGAGTGCCGAGCGTTGCCCGCAAGTCGTCTGTTGAGGTCGACATCATGCGGGAGGCCGGCCGGATCGTTGCTAAGGTGTTGGCTGCCGTTCAAGAAGCCGCCGCGCCTGGTGTGAGTACCGCGGAACTTGACAGACTGGCTGAACAGATCATCGAAGGCGCAGAGGCGAGCCCGAGCTTCAAGGGCTACTACGGCTACCCGGCTTCGATCTGCGTGGAGCCGGAGGACGTGGTAGTGCATGGTATCCCGAGTGAGGCTGAGATACTGGGGGAGGGTCAGATCGTCGGGGTCGATGTCGGCGCGATCTTCCACGGCTATCAGGCGGACGCAGCCATCACCTTCGGTATCGGGAAGATATCAGCGGAGAAGCAGCGTCTCATGGACGTGACGCTTGAGTCGCTGGGGGCAGGTATCGCTGCGGCGCGTGCAGGCAACCAGTTGCGAGACGTGTCGGCGGCGGTGCAGGCAAGAGCTGAGGCGGCTGGTTACGGCGTGGTGCGTGACTTGGTGGGGCACGGTATCGGGCGTTCGATGCATGAGCCCCCGCAAGTGCCCAACTTCGTGGAAGAGGGGCAGTTCGTCGAGTACGATCTGACACTGCGTACCGGGCACTGTCTGGCCATCGAACCGATGATCAATCAGGGCGACTGGCGGGTGCGGCAAGGGCGAGATGGATGGACGATACGGACTGCAGACGGCCTGCCGACAGCCCACTTCGAGCACACCGTGGCAGTGACGAAAGATGAACCGCTGATTCTGACCTTGCCCTAGATGCTGCTAGGGTTAAGGGGATGGCGTGACCCAGTACGAACACACTCCTTCAGGAGCAAGGCCCTTCTTTATGGCGAGAAAAGGCAGAGACGCCGGGGAAAGCAAAGAGAAGAAGTCAATCCCTGTCCGCGGGACTGTCGTTGAGAAGCTGCCGAATGCCGTCTTCAGGGTCGAGTTGGAGAACGGGCACGAGGTTCTCGCGCACGTATCCGGCAAGATTCGGACCCGGGTTATCCGCGTGATGGCGGGTGACAAGGTGACGGTGGAGCTCTCGCCCTACGACCTGTCGCGAGGACGGATCACCTGGCTACACAAGTAGCCGGGGCGTCGTTGGAGTCCCGGACGAGCCGCAGCCGGCTCACGGACGCACGGTGGCGGCTGTTTAACGGTGTCGGCAAGGAGCATCGAAATGAAGGTTACTGCATCAGTCAAGCCGCGTTGCGACAAATGCAAGGTTATCCGGCGTAAGGGCGTTGTGCGCATCATCTGCGAGAACCCGCGCCACAAGCAGCGGCAGGGGTAGAGTCGTATTGCTGAGGAGCCTAACCGCGGGGCGACCCCGCGCTTCGGATAGCAGGAGGCGGATTTATGCCGCGTATTGCAGGTGTAGACCTACCTAGAGACAAACGAGTGGAAATCGCCCTTACGTACATCTACGGCATCGGGCGGACCACTGCAAAGCAGATCGTGGAGAAGGCGGGTATCGATCCGGCCCGGCGGATGCGGGACGTCACCGAGGACGAAGCGGCACGGCTGCGCGAGACCATCGACAGCGGCTACGTCATCGAAGGCGATAAGCGCCGCGAGGTGCAGACCAACATCCAGCGCCTCATCGAGATCGGTACGTATCGCGGCATGCGGCATCGTCGTGGCCTGCCCCTGCGTGGCCAGCGGACCCGTACCAATGCTCGCACCCGTAAGGGCAAGAGAAAGACCGTAGCCGGAAAGAAGAAGTCGGCGGCCAAGACCTAGTCTGTCCGCACACGCCTGGGGGCACCCGGTGGTGGCTATCCGGGGGACTGCCGGGCTGTGTTCGGGATTGGGTCAGCCGCATGCTGTACCAGGCGGCAGGATGCAGCGATTCCAGTAGTCTGCGTCTACGCCAAACCTCTGGAGGAGCCACATGCGTCAGCAGAAGGACTCAGGAGCCCGCAAGAGTAAGATCAAGCGGCAAGTCCCCTTCGGCCGTGCCAACATCAAGTCCAGCTTCAACAACACCATCGTCAGCATCGCTGACCCGCAGGGCAACGTGCTCTGCTGGGCGAGCGGCGGGACCATCGGGTTCACGGGGACCAAGAAGGGTACTCCCTTCGCGGCCCAGTTGGCTGCCGATAACGCGGCACGCAAGGCCATGGAGTATGGGATGACGCGCGTCGAGGTGTTTGTCCGCGGACCAGGCTCAGGGCGCGAGACGGCAATCCGCGCCATGCAGGCCGCCGGACTCGAGGTGGGCAGCATCAAGGATACGACCCCGATCCCTCACAACGGCTGCCGGCCCAAGAAGCGCCGCCGGGTGTAGTTGTCGCCGGTGAATGAGAGCGGAGTCATCCATTTCGTCGGCCCGAGCATCGCGGGCACGACAACCCAACGAGATAACACCAACGCGCAACAGCAGGGGCGTTGATCGACGCCCCGGAGGTGAGTAGGTTCATGGCACGATATACAGGCCCGGTCTGTCGCATCTGCCGCCGCGAGGGCCAGAAACTCTTCCTCAAGGGTCAGCGCTGCTACGGCCCCAAGTGTGCCTGGGAGAAGAAGCAGTACCCCCCGGGACAGTCAGGACAGGCTGCCGCACGGCGCCGGCGCGTGAGCGACTACGGCAAGCAGATGCGCGAGAAGCAGAAGCTACGGGCGCTCTACGGCGTCCTGGAGAAGCCTTTCCGCAAGTACGTGGCTCAGGCTGAGCGCATGAGCGGCGTGGCGGGCGAGAACGTACTCAAGCTGCTTGAGATGCGTCTCGATAACGTCGTGTACCGGGCCGGCTTTGCGGCCAGTCGCGCGGAGGCTCGGCAGCTCATCAGCCACGGTCACTTCACAGTTGACGGACGCATCACCAACGTCGCCTCCTTCCGGGTCAAGCCGGGTCATAGCGTCAAGGTCAAGGACGCCGACCGCGATCTGCCGCCCATCGTTGCCGCTGCTGAGGCAGCCGGCGGCCGGTCCGCGTTGGCGTGGCTGCAGACCGACCTGGCAACACGCCAGGTGACGATGCTGGCCATTCCTGAGCGGGCGGAGATCGACACGGACGTCAACGAGCAGATGATCATCGAGTTCTACTCGCGGTAGCGTCCGACGCCGTCAAGAGAGGTCAAGGCCCTCCAGCCGCTGCTGGTACTTCGGTGTGGCTGGAGGGCACTTTCGGCGGGGCAGTCCCCGTCAGACACGGCGGACTACCGCCTAAGGGAGCAGCATAAATGATAGGGGAGTTGGACCCGAAGATCACTGCACTGGAACTGTCCCCTAAGTATGGGAAATTCGCGATCGAGCCCTTGGAGCGCGGTTTCGGGAATACCCTGGGCAACGCCTTCCGCCGGGTCCTGCTTTCGCATATTGACGGCGCGGCCGTCACCGATGTGCGCATTGATGGGGCTCTCCACGAGTTCTCCACGATCCCCGGTGTGGTTGAAGACGTGATGGAGATCGTTCTGAACCTCAAAGAGCTTGCGATCAAGGTGCATCCCAGCGAAGAGCAGACAGACGCAGCGAACGAGGAGCGCATCCTGCGCATCAACGCCTCGGGCGAGACGAAGGTCATCGGTGCGGACATTGTGTGCCCGCCCGACGTGGAGATCCTGAACCCAGAGTTGCACATTGCTGAGCTTAGCGACCCTAACGCGAGGCTCGAGGTGGAGCTGTGGGTCGAAGTCGGCCAGGGGTACAGGCCGACGGAGGAGCGCGAAGGTGCGCGACGTGGCGCAGGGATCATCCCTGTCGACGCACTCTTCTCCCCGATCAAGCGAGCTTCCTACGGGGTAGAACCGACGCGCATGGGCCACCGGACCGATCTGGACCGTCTGATCCTCGAGCTGTGGGGAAACGGAACGGTTCTGCCGGAAGATTCCCTGCAGATGGCCGCTCGCATCCTGCACAACTACATCTCAATCTTCCTGGGCGCTGTCGAAGCCGAGGAGGGTGTGGTTGCGGCCGGTGAGGTCGCCGGCGGCGAGGTTAACCGCTGGCTGGACACTCCGATCGAGGACGTTGACTTCTCGGTACGCACCTTCAACTGCCTGAAGAAGGAAGCCATCAACACGCTTGGCGAGATGATTCGCCACACTGAGGCCGAGCTGCTGGCGATCCGCAACTTCGGGAAGCGTTCCCTGGACGAGGTCATCGAGAAGCTCGCGCAGTTTGACCTTAAACTGGCAGAGCCCGAGAGCGACGACCTCGAGTAGCCTCCGCGCCTTGCGCCGTGGATAGCTAAGGAGACGAAAATGCGACATCGAAAAGACCATAAGCGCCTGGGCAGGGCCACGGATCAGCGCCTCGCGCTTCTGCGGAGCCAGGCCGGATCGCTGTTCAGGCATAATCGGATCAAGACGACCCTTGTGACCGCACAGGAGACGTCGCGGTTCGCTGAGAAGCTCATCACGCTGGCGAAGCGCGGCGACCTCGCTGCACGCCGGCTGTGCATTGCTGAGCTGAATCAGCCGGACGTCGTGCACCACCTGTTCACGCAGATTGCGCCGCGCTACGAGGATCGGCCGGGCGGCTACACCCGCGTCACTCACGCCGGCAATCGGCGCGGTGACGGTGCTCCGATGGCTGTTCTCGAACTGACGGACTAGTCGCACGCGGTGTTGAGGGGAGAAGCTCCCTTCGACATGGCACCTGGAAATGCGCAACCTCAAGCTGATCGTGCAGTACGACGGTACCGACTACGCGGGCTTTCAGGTTCAGCCGGACCGGCCCACGGTACAGGGCGTGCTTGAGGCGGCACTAAGCAAGGTCCTGCAGCACGAAGCGCGCGTCACCTCGGCGAGCCGAACAGACGCGGGTGTCCATGCTATCGGGCAGGTTGTGACGGTCCAGACGGACAACCCGATCGAGGTTCGGAGACTCGCGAGGGCTACGAATGACGCCCTGCCGCTCGCGGTGAGCATAGCAGAGGCAGAGGAAGTCAGCGCAGCTTTTCATCCCAGGTACGATGCCGTCGGTAAGCTGTACTGCTATCGGATCCTGAACCGAGAGACGCCATCGCCCTTCATCTGTCGGTACGCATGGCACATCAGGCGGCCCCTGGACCTGGAGGGTATGCAGGTCGCTGCAGAGCAACTGCTGGGCACCCATGACTTCACGTCCTTCGAGGCCACCGGCGGGTGCATCCGGACGAAGACGCGGTGCCTGTGGCGACTGGACTGCCAGCGGTTTGGGGATGGCGTAGTAGAGATCCGGGCGGAGGCCGAGGGTTTCCTTTATATGATGGTTCGCAACATCGTTGGGACCCTGGTTGAGGTGGGGGTAGGGCGGTTCGGCGCCGAGACCCTTGCGCCGATACTCGAAGCGCGGGATCGGTCCGTCGCAGGGCCAACGGCTCCGCCGCAGGGGTTGTGCCTGGTGCGAGTTGACTACTGAGGGTGCGTCGTACCGCTGGCGACCCCGCGGGCCAGGGGATCTGAGACATCAACGTTGTTCCCGCCGCCGACCTTGTGGGGTCCGGCGACATCCGGAGGTTAGACCATGGACAATCTGAAGACCAAGTCCGCCAAAGCTGGAGACGTTCCCGCCGAGTGGTGGCATATCGACGCGGACGGCATTGTACTGGGAC encodes the following:
- the rplQ gene encoding 50S ribosomal protein L17, yielding MRHRKDHKRLGRATDQRLALLRSQAGSLFRHNRIKTTLVTAQETSRFAEKLITLAKRGDLAARRLCIAELNQPDVVHHLFTQIAPRYEDRPGGYTRVTHAGNRRGDGAPMAVLELTD
- the truA gene encoding tRNA pseudouridine(38-40) synthase TruA, giving the protein MRNLKLIVQYDGTDYAGFQVQPDRPTVQGVLEAALSKVLQHEARVTSASRTDAGVHAIGQVVTVQTDNPIEVRRLARATNDALPLAVSIAEAEEVSAAFHPRYDAVGKLYCYRILNRETPSPFICRYAWHIRRPLDLEGMQVAAEQLLGTHDFTSFEATGGCIRTKTRCLWRLDCQRFGDGVVEIRAEAEGFLYMMVRNIVGTLVEVGVGRFGAETLAPILEARDRSVAGPTAPPQGLCLVRVDY